In Duganella zoogloeoides, a single genomic region encodes these proteins:
- a CDS encoding putative peptide maturation dehydrogenase → MNLRRCAVLYLEPREELDIDWAALFAGTSTLAASTRWLALAPHLDREIEVDAADLAALAAVGSSVWTARDEVAERHGAAVVDRLLAHGLLLAEARGQQPEQATAQDALRERDDTLRTLHWRPLAALAHTFSRWHDVRSDTGMEAPSFEELLERHGNPPPPVQQVASIGAAVPLPAPAGMLDEVLLRRYTGRNYDTSASLPLAVAARLLQRTFGAQELRHIGPHANVLKKTSPSGGGLHPVEAFVLVQRVDGLAPGLYHYHPLDNTLVPLRATTQDEAAALALQMVADQYWLAGAAMQVVMVGRVERSFWKYRNHQKAYRAMSLDAGHLSQTFYLLASEAGLPAFITAAINDIDIETMLGLDHLRHAVIAVCGCGVAATGAREMVELRYGETGLGQVAG, encoded by the coding sequence ATGAATCTACGCCGCTGCGCCGTGTTGTACCTCGAACCCCGCGAAGAACTGGACATCGACTGGGCCGCGCTGTTTGCCGGCACCAGCACCCTGGCGGCCAGCACCCGCTGGCTGGCGCTGGCGCCGCACCTGGACCGCGAGATCGAGGTCGATGCGGCCGACCTGGCGGCACTGGCCGCAGTCGGTTCATCGGTCTGGACCGCGCGCGATGAGGTCGCCGAACGCCATGGCGCGGCGGTCGTGGACCGGCTGCTCGCGCACGGCCTGCTGCTGGCCGAGGCCCGGGGCCAGCAGCCAGAGCAGGCCACCGCGCAGGACGCCCTGCGCGAGCGCGACGACACCTTGCGCACGCTGCACTGGCGGCCGCTGGCGGCGCTGGCGCACACGTTCTCGCGCTGGCACGACGTGCGCAGCGACACCGGCATGGAGGCGCCCAGCTTCGAGGAACTGCTCGAACGCCACGGCAATCCGCCGCCGCCGGTGCAGCAGGTGGCCAGCATCGGCGCGGCGGTGCCGCTGCCGGCGCCCGCCGGCATGCTCGACGAGGTACTGCTGCGCCGCTACACGGGCCGCAACTACGATACCAGCGCCAGCCTGCCGCTGGCGGTGGCGGCGCGCCTGCTGCAACGCACGTTCGGCGCCCAGGAACTGCGCCACATCGGCCCGCACGCCAACGTCCTGAAAAAGACCAGCCCGTCGGGCGGCGGCCTGCATCCGGTCGAAGCGTTCGTGCTGGTGCAACGGGTGGACGGCCTGGCGCCGGGCTTGTACCACTACCATCCGCTCGACAACACGCTGGTGCCGCTGCGCGCAACCACGCAGGACGAAGCGGCGGCGCTGGCGCTGCAAATGGTGGCGGACCAGTACTGGCTGGCCGGCGCGGCGATGCAGGTGGTAATGGTGGGACGGGTGGAGCGCTCGTTCTGGAAATACCGCAACCACCAGAAGGCGTACCGCGCGATGTCGCTCGATGCCGGCCACCTGTCGCAGACGTTTTATCTGCTGGCGTCGGAAGCGGGCTTGCCGGCGTTTATCACCGCCGCCATCAACGACATCGATATCGAAACCATGCTGGGGCTGGACCATCTGCGCCACGCGGTGATTGCCGTGTGCGGCTGCGGCGTGGCTGCGACCGGCGCGCGCGAGATGGTGGAACTGCGCTACGGCGAAACCGGCCTCGGCCAGGTGGCCGGATAG
- a CDS encoding hybrid sensor histidine kinase/response regulator, protein MNPTVLTLATAVLLAGLASAPLRAAPDTDRWHALAPVVFEHLAPAERNFPSPVVMSMAQDGDGFLWFGSQAGLGRWDGYQMRNFYFDANDPYSLPGDFIQTLHVDAQGRLWVGTSIDGLARYDKHSERFVRVAAGALSSPAVYAIASDRDGGLWVGTAAGLDYVDAAGQVRHHRRADAAPGGQRANQVRALLLDRDGVLWIGSDAGLARRDAASGRIADIAGVGDAVLSLSQNPQGGVVFGTLRSGVGFAGADAATAGARLLALADQGRRQAMVLSLTETVPGQWWAGTYGDGVIEFDAAGIHRRITHRPAVAVSLASDRVAALWRDRSGLVWVANERGVDTHDPRNRTFSTIFDGVGLPEISASAFMTDQGGRLWVALADQGIDLIAPDATRRAGLRPDPLRPDTALPGSLILAMTEAEPNEAWIGTLAGLYHTSGQGSQVRRVPLPHHEPLPRIGSILRRGGELWLGTPSGLLRYDPRAATVQAFHQGPAAAGGLSDSRVTTLLEAPDGMLWVGTRNGLNRFDPATGRAEQILAEPVRSDGLPPGLINTLAFDRRGRLWVGTNSGGIAILDGQTADGKPRFLRLAVGTGLSGKNASGLRLDASGRMWAAAGNGIAVIDPETLGIELFGRADGLVFQAYFGGAGARTAHGEPVFGTSGGYVVVRQTPVQRWNYQPQLVVSNVQLDTRQVAPAPLLAADGPGLEIPAGTRNVNIEIASLDYSASARNRYAFRLEGYDKDWVEADASHRIATYANVAPGTYRLHMRGSNRDGAWSPHELTMALRFLPAWYQTWWARSGAALGILLLGWGLYRWRIRQLEHAKLQLQQEVYARTRHLARVHAIVKSINDQLDFDALLQAILLESSAIGDVCGACALIREPGAGQLKVHASWQTSVVPPCAAMTLEEAHTLLVAGAELIMPEMYLSRNSAGAVLAVRICSGEEVQGYLVFEQQQAFAGADLDMFKALKEPFISAFQKADAIRAIQQARADAEASTRAKSDFLANISHEIRTPMNAILGFAGLGAHLDLPSKPRDYFHKIDRAGKNLLGIIDDVLDFSKIESGKLALESVPFDLADVLDQVVDLFSWRAAEKGLELVAWADPDVPARLAGDPLRLGQVLINLVGNALKFTARGEIVVQVTRETGPDGDRLRFAVSDSGVGISAEQQQRLFHAFSQADSSTTRLYGGTGLGLAISQQLVRAMGGVIGVDSMPGQGSRFHFSVALPSLPARHDDAPGLLALLAGTRVLVVDDSAVVRTMFAQQLGDAGLPVTTAGSADAAAAAVDTYLAPEPVDVVVLDWDMPGAHGADTVRRLRQAAAPGAPAIVIMATEYGREAAMRAAGQLGIRHCLAKPVNRARMLLTIAQALGLAADEPAVAPLSPRVLSAAAQRLAGARVLVVDDNQINQQVAREVLLGGGLQVDLAATGMEAVRMVEACRYDAVLMDIQMPEMDGYEATALIRARHSTAQLPVIAMTAHAVPGFRENSLAMGMNDYITKPIEPERLFEVLAGWIIGRAAPALPAPAPEAGVADGDGSADGQAGESAIDAGMDTGAALVRLGGNRRLLTVLLEKFVEEFAATPAQLAAAIDAGNTEQAALLVHKVKGAAGNLSMGQLHRCSDALEQQLRSAPEHAAPALAAFDAALETVLEAAREADPGDG, encoded by the coding sequence GTGAACCCGACCGTCCTGACCCTTGCGACCGCCGTCCTGTTAGCCGGACTGGCTTCTGCGCCGCTGCGCGCGGCCCCCGATACCGATCGCTGGCATGCGCTGGCGCCGGTCGTGTTCGAGCATCTGGCGCCGGCCGAGCGCAATTTCCCCAGCCCCGTGGTGATGAGCATGGCGCAGGATGGCGACGGCTTCCTCTGGTTCGGCTCCCAGGCCGGACTCGGCCGCTGGGACGGCTACCAGATGCGCAACTTCTATTTCGACGCCAACGATCCGTATTCGCTGCCTGGCGACTTCATCCAGACCCTGCACGTGGATGCTCAAGGCCGGCTATGGGTGGGCACCAGCATCGACGGCCTGGCCCGGTATGACAAGCACAGCGAGCGTTTCGTGCGGGTGGCTGCCGGTGCGCTGTCCAGCCCGGCTGTGTATGCGATCGCCAGCGACAGGGACGGCGGCCTGTGGGTGGGCACGGCCGCCGGCCTCGATTACGTGGACGCCGCCGGCCAGGTGCGCCACCACCGGCGCGCGGACGCGGCGCCCGGCGGCCAGCGCGCCAACCAGGTCCGCGCCCTGCTGCTCGACCGCGACGGCGTGTTATGGATCGGATCCGACGCCGGCCTGGCCCGGCGCGACGCAGCCAGCGGCCGGATCGCGGACATCGCCGGCGTGGGTGACGCGGTGCTGTCGCTGAGCCAGAATCCGCAAGGCGGCGTGGTATTCGGCACCCTGCGCAGCGGCGTGGGTTTCGCCGGCGCCGACGCAGCCACCGCCGGCGCGCGCCTGCTGGCGCTGGCGGACCAGGGCCGGCGCCAGGCGATGGTGCTGTCGCTGACCGAAACCGTGCCCGGCCAGTGGTGGGCCGGCACCTATGGCGACGGCGTGATCGAATTCGATGCCGCCGGCATCCACCGCCGCATCACGCACCGGCCGGCGGTGGCGGTCAGCCTGGCCAGCGACCGGGTGGCGGCGTTGTGGCGCGACCGCAGCGGCCTGGTATGGGTCGCCAACGAGCGCGGTGTCGATACCCACGATCCGCGCAACCGCACCTTCAGCACCATCTTCGATGGCGTCGGCTTGCCGGAGATTTCCGCCTCGGCCTTCATGACCGACCAGGGCGGCCGCTTGTGGGTGGCGCTGGCCGACCAGGGCATCGACCTGATCGCGCCGGACGCCACCCGCCGCGCCGGCCTGCGGCCCGACCCGCTGCGGCCGGACACCGCCCTGCCCGGCAGCCTGATCCTGGCCATGACCGAAGCCGAACCGAACGAGGCGTGGATCGGCACCCTTGCCGGGCTGTACCACACCAGCGGCCAGGGCAGCCAGGTGCGGCGGGTACCGTTGCCGCACCACGAGCCGTTGCCGCGCATTGGCAGCATCCTGCGGCGTGGCGGCGAGTTATGGCTGGGCACGCCAAGCGGCCTGTTGCGTTACGATCCGCGCGCCGCCACGGTCCAGGCTTTCCACCAGGGGCCGGCCGCTGCCGGCGGCCTCTCTGACAGCCGCGTCACCACCCTGCTGGAAGCACCAGACGGCATGCTGTGGGTGGGCACCCGCAACGGCCTCAATCGTTTCGATCCGGCCACCGGCCGCGCCGAGCAGATCCTGGCCGAGCCGGTCCGCAGCGACGGCCTGCCGCCGGGCCTGATCAACACCCTGGCTTTCGATCGCCGCGGTCGGCTCTGGGTGGGCACCAACAGCGGCGGCATCGCCATCCTCGACGGCCAGACCGCCGACGGCAAGCCGCGCTTCCTGCGGCTTGCCGTCGGTACCGGCCTGTCGGGCAAGAACGCCAGCGGCCTGCGGCTCGACGCCAGCGGCCGCATGTGGGCAGCGGCCGGTAACGGCATTGCCGTGATCGACCCCGAGACCCTGGGTATCGAGTTGTTCGGCCGGGCCGACGGCCTGGTGTTCCAGGCCTATTTCGGCGGGGCCGGCGCCCGGACCGCCCACGGCGAGCCGGTGTTCGGCACCTCGGGCGGCTACGTGGTGGTGCGGCAGACGCCGGTGCAGCGCTGGAACTACCAGCCGCAACTGGTGGTCAGCAATGTCCAGCTCGACACACGCCAGGTGGCGCCCGCGCCCTTGCTGGCGGCAGACGGCCCCGGCCTGGAAATTCCGGCCGGCACCCGCAACGTCAATATCGAAATCGCTTCGCTCGACTATTCCGCCAGCGCCCGCAACCGCTACGCGTTCCGCCTCGAGGGCTACGACAAGGACTGGGTGGAGGCAGATGCCAGCCACCGCATCGCCACCTACGCCAACGTGGCGCCCGGCACCTACCGCCTGCACATGCGCGGCAGCAATCGCGACGGCGCCTGGAGTCCGCACGAGCTGACCATGGCGCTGCGCTTCCTGCCGGCCTGGTACCAGACCTGGTGGGCGCGCTCCGGCGCGGCGCTCGGCATACTGCTGCTGGGCTGGGGCCTGTACCGCTGGCGCATCCGGCAGCTCGAGCATGCCAAGCTGCAGTTGCAGCAGGAGGTGTACGCCCGCACCCGCCACCTGGCGCGGGTCCACGCCATCGTCAAGTCGATCAACGACCAGCTCGATTTCGATGCGCTGCTGCAGGCGATCCTGCTCGAGTCGAGCGCGATTGGCGACGTCTGCGGCGCCTGCGCGCTGATCCGCGAACCGGGCGCCGGACAACTGAAGGTGCACGCCAGCTGGCAGACCAGCGTGGTGCCGCCGTGTGCGGCCATGACGCTGGAGGAGGCCCACACCCTGCTGGTTGCTGGCGCCGAACTGATCATGCCGGAGATGTACCTCAGCCGCAACAGCGCCGGCGCCGTGCTGGCGGTGCGCATCTGCAGCGGCGAAGAAGTGCAGGGCTACCTGGTGTTCGAGCAGCAGCAGGCCTTCGCCGGCGCCGACCTGGACATGTTCAAGGCGCTCAAGGAGCCGTTCATCTCGGCCTTCCAGAAAGCCGACGCGATCCGCGCCATCCAGCAGGCGCGCGCCGACGCCGAAGCCTCCACCCGCGCCAAGAGCGACTTCCTGGCCAATATCAGCCACGAGATCCGCACGCCGATGAACGCCATCCTCGGCTTTGCCGGCCTCGGCGCGCACCTCGACCTGCCCTCGAAGCCGCGCGATTACTTCCACAAGATCGACCGCGCCGGCAAGAACCTGCTGGGCATCATCGACGACGTGCTCGATTTTTCCAAGATCGAGTCGGGCAAGCTGGCGCTGGAAAGCGTGCCGTTCGACCTGGCGGACGTGCTCGACCAGGTGGTGGACTTGTTCTCGTGGCGCGCGGCGGAAAAAGGCCTGGAGCTGGTGGCCTGGGCCGACCCGGACGTGCCGGCGCGCCTGGCCGGCGATCCGCTGCGCCTGGGCCAGGTGCTGATCAACCTGGTGGGCAATGCCCTCAAGTTCACCGCGCGCGGCGAGATCGTGGTGCAGGTAACGCGGGAAACCGGGCCGGACGGGGACCGCCTGCGGTTCGCCGTCAGCGACAGCGGCGTGGGCATCAGCGCCGAGCAGCAGCAGCGCCTGTTCCACGCCTTCAGCCAGGCCGACAGCAGCACCACGCGCCTGTACGGCGGCACCGGGCTGGGCCTGGCGATCTCGCAGCAGCTGGTGCGTGCCATGGGCGGCGTGATCGGTGTTGACAGCATGCCGGGACAAGGCAGCCGCTTCCATTTCAGCGTCGCCCTGCCCAGCCTGCCGGCGCGCCACGACGATGCGCCCGGTTTGCTGGCGCTGCTCGCTGGCACGCGGGTGCTGGTGGTGGACGACAGCGCGGTGGTGCGCACCATGTTCGCCCAGCAGCTGGGCGACGCCGGCCTGCCGGTGACCACCGCCGGGTCTGCTGATGCGGCGGCGGCGGCCGTGGACACCTACCTGGCGCCGGAGCCGGTGGACGTGGTGGTGCTGGACTGGGACATGCCGGGCGCGCACGGCGCCGACACGGTCCGGCGCCTGCGCCAGGCAGCCGCGCCCGGTGCGCCCGCGATCGTGATCATGGCCACCGAGTACGGCCGCGAGGCGGCCATGCGCGCGGCCGGCCAGCTCGGCATCCGTCATTGCCTGGCCAAGCCGGTCAACCGCGCGCGCATGCTGCTGACCATCGCGCAGGCGCTGGGCCTGGCCGCCGACGAACCGGCAGTGGCGCCGCTGTCGCCGCGCGTGCTGTCGGCGGCGGCGCAGCGCCTGGCCGGCGCCCGCGTGCTGGTGGTCGATGACAACCAGATCAACCAGCAGGTCGCGCGCGAGGTGTTGCTCGGCGGCGGCCTGCAGGTGGACCTGGCCGCCACCGGCATGGAGGCGGTGCGCATGGTCGAGGCCTGCCGTTACGACGCCGTGCTGATGGATATCCAGATGCCGGAGATGGACGGTTACGAGGCGACCGCACTGATCCGCGCGCGCCATTCGACCGCGCAGTTGCCGGTGATCGCCATGACCGCGCACGCGGTGCCGGGCTTCCGCGAAAACAGCCTGGCCATGGGCATGAACGACTACATCACCAAGCCGATCGAGCCGGAACGGCTGTTCGAGGTGCTGGCCGGCTGGATCATCGGCCGCGCCGCGCCGGCGCTGCCGGCACCGGCACCGGAGGCTGGCGTTGCTGACGGTGACGGCAGCGCTGACGGCCAGGCCGGCGAGTCCGCCATCGACGCAGGCATGGACACCGGCGCCGCGCTGGTGCGGCTGGGCGGCAACCGCCGCCTGCTCACGGTCCTGCTCGAGAAATTCGTGGAGGAATTCGCCGCCACGCCGGCGCAACTGGCGGCCGCCATCGACGCCGGCAATACCGAGCAGGCCGCGCTGCTGGTCCACAAGGTCAAGGGGGCGGCCGGCAACCTGTCGATGGGGCAGTTGCACCGCTGCAGCGACGCCCTCGAGCAGCAACTGCGCAGCGCGCCGGAGCATGCTGCGCCAGCGCTGGCGGCGTTCGACGCGGCCCTGGAAACAGTGCTCGAGGCAGCACGCGAGGCGGACCCTGGTGACGGTTAA
- a CDS encoding FixH family protein yields the protein MHHLHSTVTPWYKQRWPWFLMLGPAIVVAGSVFTAWLAFSTPDPVVVGDYYKQGKAINQDLSRDRVASAMGLSMTIGYDANRGALTGQVQRASGDGITERLRLRLAHATLPDKDIEATVQPDAAGRFELPLAMLERSRWVVLVEGEKRDWRLAGAWTWPKERGVTLVADVAPAASIAGAQ from the coding sequence ATGCACCATTTACACAGCACGGTCACACCGTGGTACAAGCAGCGCTGGCCGTGGTTCCTGATGCTGGGCCCGGCCATCGTGGTGGCCGGCAGCGTGTTTACCGCCTGGCTGGCGTTTTCGACGCCCGACCCGGTGGTGGTCGGCGACTACTACAAGCAGGGCAAGGCCATCAACCAGGACCTGAGCCGCGACCGCGTGGCCAGCGCCATGGGCCTGTCGATGACGATCGGGTACGACGCCAATCGCGGCGCGCTGACGGGCCAGGTGCAGCGCGCCAGCGGCGACGGCATCACCGAGCGGCTGCGGCTGCGCCTCGCGCACGCGACCTTGCCCGACAAGGATATCGAAGCGACCGTGCAACCCGATGCGGCCGGCCGCTTCGAACTGCCACTGGCCATGCTCGAACGCAGCCGCTGGGTGGTGCTGGTGGAAGGCGAAAAACGCGACTGGCGCCTGGCCGGCGCGTGGACGTGGCCGAAGGAGCGCGGTGTGACGTTGGTAGCGGATGTGGCGCCGGCGGCGTCTATCGCCGGTGCGCAATGA
- the ccoP gene encoding cytochrome-c oxidase, cbb3-type subunit III, which translates to MADFTSGFWDYYIAAITLLGIIGCGILLWAQSKARVGKRSDINVDTTGHIWDQDLTELNTPMPRWWMWLFYITIVFALVYLVLYPGLGSYAGKLGWSSTGNYQTELKQAEAEYGPLFAQYQQQDLKAVAADPKARAIGERLFLTYCAQCHGSDARGNKGFPNLADKDWLFGGTPEIIKQTILHGRTGVMPPMGAAVGSEKDIENVAHYVLSLSGSTSDPIKAVFGKAKFGACMACHGADAKGNAALGAPNLTDKVWLFGGSADTIMETIRNGRAATMPAFGDFLGDAKVHVLAAYIWSLSNDVTQPAPAPAANPEPEPAK; encoded by the coding sequence ATGGCTGACTTTACCAGCGGCTTCTGGGATTACTACATCGCCGCCATCACTCTGCTCGGCATCATCGGTTGCGGCATCCTGCTGTGGGCGCAATCGAAGGCGCGGGTGGGCAAGCGCAGCGACATCAATGTCGATACGACCGGCCACATCTGGGACCAGGATTTGACCGAGCTGAACACGCCGATGCCGCGCTGGTGGATGTGGCTGTTCTACATCACCATCGTCTTCGCGCTGGTGTACCTGGTGCTGTACCCGGGCCTGGGCAGTTATGCAGGCAAGCTGGGCTGGAGCTCCACCGGCAACTACCAGACCGAACTGAAACAGGCCGAGGCGGAATATGGTCCGCTGTTCGCCCAGTACCAGCAGCAGGATTTGAAAGCGGTGGCGGCCGATCCGAAGGCGCGCGCCATCGGCGAGCGGCTGTTCCTCACCTATTGCGCCCAGTGCCACGGGTCCGACGCGCGCGGCAACAAGGGCTTTCCAAACTTGGCCGACAAGGACTGGCTGTTCGGCGGCACGCCCGAGATCATCAAGCAGACCATCCTGCACGGGCGTACCGGCGTGATGCCGCCGATGGGCGCGGCCGTGGGCAGCGAGAAGGATATCGAGAACGTCGCCCATTACGTGCTGAGCCTGTCCGGTTCGACATCCGATCCGATCAAGGCGGTGTTCGGCAAAGCGAAATTCGGCGCCTGCATGGCCTGCCACGGCGCCGACGCCAAGGGCAACGCCGCGCTCGGCGCACCGAACCTGACCGACAAGGTCTGGCTGTTCGGCGGCAGCGCCGACACCATCATGGAAACCATCCGCAACGGCCGCGCTGCCACCATGCCGGCGTTTGGCGACTTCCTCGGCGACGCCAAGGTGCACGTGCTGGCTGCCTACATCTGGAGCTTGTCCAATGATGTGACGCAGCCGGCGCCAGCGCCGGCTGCCAATCCGGAACCGGAACCAGCAAAATGA
- the fnr gene encoding fumarate/nitrate reduction transcriptional regulator Fnr: MIKDLPSLVLPGATIDILKASCATCSMHQLCLPMGLGNEDMDRLDQIIGRRRKVARGNTLFRIGDSFQNLYAIRLGHFKTYQVNREGAEQITGFQMAGELLGMDAISTDLHHCTAVALEDSEVCEIPFATLQQLLAEMPTLLRHFHRMMSQEITREQSVMLLLGNMQATQRFAAFLVNLSSRYEARGYSPNAFQLRMSREEIGNYLGLTIESISRLLSKFKKEGLVRVSNREIELLKPLTLKAITAGTETCG; this comes from the coding sequence ATGATCAAAGACCTGCCATCGCTGGTGCTGCCCGGCGCCACAATCGACATCCTCAAAGCCAGCTGCGCCACGTGCAGCATGCACCAGCTGTGTTTGCCCATGGGACTGGGCAACGAAGACATGGACCGGCTCGACCAGATCATCGGCCGCCGTCGCAAGGTCGCGCGCGGCAATACCTTGTTCCGCATTGGCGATTCGTTCCAGAACCTGTACGCGATCCGCCTCGGCCACTTCAAGACCTACCAGGTCAACCGCGAAGGCGCGGAGCAGATCACCGGCTTCCAGATGGCCGGCGAGCTGCTCGGCATGGACGCCATCAGCACCGACCTGCACCATTGCACGGCGGTGGCGCTGGAAGACAGCGAGGTGTGCGAAATTCCGTTCGCCACCTTGCAGCAACTGCTGGCCGAAATGCCGACCCTGCTGCGCCACTTCCACCGCATGATGAGCCAGGAAATCACGCGCGAGCAAAGCGTGATGCTCTTGCTCGGCAATATGCAGGCCACCCAGCGCTTCGCCGCCTTCCTGGTCAACCTGTCGTCGCGCTACGAAGCGCGCGGCTACTCGCCCAACGCCTTCCAGCTGCGCATGTCGCGCGAAGAGATCGGCAACTACCTGGGCCTGACCATCGAAAGCATCAGCCGCCTGCTGTCGAAGTTCAAGAAAGAAGGACTGGTCCGGGTGAGCAACCGCGAAATCGAACTGCTCAAGCCGCTGACACTCAAGGCGATTACGGCCGGTACCGAAACCTGCGGTTAA
- the ccoG gene encoding cytochrome c oxidase accessory protein CcoG, whose translation MSAPETQVIKMYAAREEIYPRETSGRYARLRWLFVWLTQLAFYGTPWLLWNDRQALLFDLTTRKFYIFGMVLWPQDFIYLAVLLIISAYLLFLATAVAGRVWCGFTCPQTVYTEIFLWIERRIEGKRSARMLLDRQPWSAGKLGKKTAKHLAWGAVALWTGFTFVGYFTPIRELMVEVQTFDFGPWEWFWVLFYAFATYGNAGWMREQVCKYMCPYARFQSSMFDRDTLIITYDARRGEPRGPLVPRHKQTANTGGACIDCSMCVQVCPTGIDIRNGLQYECIGCAACVDACNGVMDKIDAPRGLIRYATERALDEHLTPSEIRRRTWRPRVRIYTAVLCLIVAGAGAALYLRVPLKMDVIRDRGAMGREVEDGMIENVYRLQIMNTTERAHTYRISVSGIDTLALVTPATVQLEATETRGVPIRLRTAHGAAHKGSNKIEVALTSVDDPALHVKETAVFIVPR comes from the coding sequence ATGAGTGCCCCCGAGACACAAGTCATCAAGATGTATGCGGCGCGCGAGGAAATCTACCCGCGCGAAACCTCGGGCCGCTACGCCCGCCTGCGCTGGCTGTTCGTGTGGCTGACGCAGCTGGCGTTTTACGGCACCCCGTGGCTGCTCTGGAACGACCGCCAGGCCTTGCTGTTCGACCTGACCACGCGCAAGTTCTACATCTTCGGCATGGTCTTGTGGCCTCAGGATTTCATTTACCTGGCGGTACTGCTGATCATCAGCGCGTATTTGCTGTTCCTGGCCACCGCCGTGGCCGGGCGCGTCTGGTGCGGCTTCACCTGCCCGCAAACTGTTTATACCGAAATTTTCCTGTGGATCGAACGCCGCATCGAAGGCAAGCGCAGCGCGCGCATGCTGCTCGACCGCCAGCCCTGGTCCGCCGGCAAGCTCGGTAAAAAAACCGCCAAGCACCTGGCCTGGGGCGCGGTGGCCCTGTGGACCGGCTTTACCTTTGTTGGCTACTTCACGCCGATCCGCGAGCTGATGGTCGAGGTGCAGACCTTCGACTTCGGCCCGTGGGAATGGTTCTGGGTGCTGTTCTACGCCTTTGCCACCTACGGCAATGCCGGCTGGATGCGCGAGCAGGTGTGCAAGTACATGTGCCCGTACGCCCGCTTCCAGAGCTCGATGTTCGACCGCGACACCCTGATCATCACCTACGATGCCAGGCGCGGCGAACCGCGTGGTCCACTGGTTCCACGCCACAAGCAAACAGCCAACACCGGCGGCGCCTGCATCGACTGCTCGATGTGCGTGCAGGTGTGCCCCACCGGCATCGACATTCGCAACGGCCTGCAATACGAGTGCATCGGCTGCGCCGCGTGCGTGGATGCCTGCAACGGCGTGATGGACAAGATCGATGCGCCGCGCGGCCTGATCCGCTACGCCACCGAGCGCGCGCTCGACGAGCATTTAACGCCCAGCGAAATCCGCCGCCGCACCTGGCGTCCCCGGGTGCGCATCTACACCGCCGTGCTGTGCCTGATCGTGGCCGGCGCCGGCGCCGCCCTGTACCTGCGCGTGCCACTGAAAATGGACGTGATCCGCGACCGTGGCGCCATGGGTCGCGAGGTCGAAGACGGCATGATCGAAAACGTCTATCGGCTGCAGATCATGAACACGACCGAGCGCGCCCACACGTATCGCATCAGCGTGTCCGGCATCGACACGCTGGCCCTGGTCACGCCCGCTACCGTGCAGTTGGAGGCGACCGAAACGCGCGGCGTGCCGATCCGCCTGCGCACCGCGCACGGCGCCGCACACAAGGGCTCGAACAAGATCGAAGTGGCGCTGACATCGGTGGATGATCCGGCGCTGCATGTGAAAGAAACTGCGGTCTTCATCGTGCCGCGCTAG
- a CDS encoding cbb3-type cytochrome oxidase subunit 3 — protein MAIENLFDQASSVMTVVSFVTFIGIVWWAYIHHKETDFTQAALAPFADEPLKSEREVHHG, from the coding sequence ATGGCTATCGAGAACCTGTTTGACCAGGCCAGCAGCGTGATGACGGTGGTGTCGTTTGTCACGTTCATCGGCATCGTGTGGTGGGCGTATATCCACCACAAGGAAACCGATTTTACCCAGGCAGCACTTGCCCCGTTTGCCGACGAGCCGCTGAAAAGCGAGCGCGAGGTGCATCATGGCTGA
- a CDS encoding NHLP-related RiPP peptide codes for MIKQTFDQLSAMLAKLATDDGFRDRMQSDPVRALSALGIELDPAKVPAVRSLPSKQVSAADHATFESKEAGERTMVLFMLSGVSASRLAT; via the coding sequence ATGATTAAACAGACTTTCGATCAGCTCAGCGCCATGCTCGCCAAACTGGCCACCGACGATGGTTTCCGCGACCGCATGCAAAGCGACCCGGTACGCGCCCTGAGCGCACTCGGCATCGAACTCGATCCGGCCAAGGTGCCGGCCGTGCGCAGCCTGCCGTCCAAGCAGGTGAGCGCCGCCGACCATGCCACGTTCGAAAGCAAGGAAGCCGGCGAACGGACCATGGTGCTGTTCATGCTCTCGGGCGTGTCGGCATCGCGCCTGGCCACCTGA